One Syntrophorhabdus sp. genomic region harbors:
- a CDS encoding peptidylprolyl isomerase — MRAKTNDRVKVHYKGFLRDGTVFDSSLGKEPFVFVIGEGSVIPGFERGIVGMCAGDTKTITLPPEEGYGPHREELCAVVARSRIPSTINLRQGMKLEVQSSSGTSAQAIVLEVTDSDVTLDLNHPLAGKELLFELELLEIVQSTNQ, encoded by the coding sequence ATGCGGGCTAAGACCAACGACAGGGTGAAGGTCCACTACAAGGGCTTTCTGAGAGACGGCACCGTCTTCGATTCTTCTCTCGGCAAGGAACCCTTCGTCTTTGTCATAGGCGAAGGTTCCGTCATACCGGGATTCGAAAGGGGCATCGTGGGCATGTGCGCGGGGGATACGAAAACCATCACTCTTCCGCCGGAAGAAGGCTACGGCCCCCACAGGGAGGAACTCTGCGCCGTTGTGGCCAGGTCCCGTATCCCCTCCACGATCAATCTCCGGCAGGGAATGAAGCTCGAGGTCCAGTCATCGAGCGGGACCTCCGCCCAGGCCATCGTTCTCGAGGTGACCGATTCCGATGTCACGCTTGACCTCAACCACCCTCTGGCGGGCAAAGAGCTCCTCTTCGAACTTGAGCTGCTGGAGATAGTGCAGAGCACCAACCAGTGA